The sequence GGCTACCAATATACTTCCTATGGTTTCAGAAAGATAATAGAATCCAGAGGACTTACTCAAAGTATGAGTCGCGTAGGTAAATGCATAGATAATGGCCCTATGGAAGGTTTTTGGGGCAAGATAAAATCTGAACGGTACCATCTTCATAGAAAAAAAGCTGTATATAAAACAAGGCAAGAATTAATAGATGATATTGATAGATATATTAGATTTTACAATAATGAACGACCACAAAAGGGTCTGGAAGGAGCAACTCCTCAAGAATACTACTTACTAGCTGCCTAAAACCTAATAAAAGTATTTCATTATGTAAGTTTATTTAACTCAGATTGCTAGCATTAACACGGTATGTAAAAAAATCTTGTGAATGCAACAGTCTAAGACTTATTAGATTATAATCTAATGTAATGTTCTATGAAAGTAGGTTAGTAAAATCGAGTAGGGGAAATTTAATTTCCCCTCTCACACCACCGTACGTACGGTTCCGTATACGGCGGTTCAATTAAATCTAACATTACGCCTGTGTTCATAGTAGTCTAAAGGACTTACTAAACCTCTTTTGGTTAAAATCTCCTTTGAGATTGCTCTTGATACACAGGTTTTTGTCGCTACAAAATAGTACCTATCTCCACAGTATGAGGTCAATCTTGCTAAGTCTTTACTAATCCCTAACTTTTGTAATCCCCATTGTCTTTTTGATGGTACTTTCCACATCTTCCAGATTATCATTCTAAGTCTTGTTCTAAGTCTTGAGTCTATTTCTGTAAGTGTCCCTTTCATGGAACCTATCAGGAAATAGTTTATCCATCCTCTTATCACTTGATTTAATTTCTTTAGTCGTTCTGTAAAGCTAATAGACCATTTCCTTTGCGTCAGATTTTTAAGTTTATTTTTAAAACTTTTAATGGAATCTTGATGAGGTCGTGCTTTCCATTGCTTAACTCTTCCATCTTTCCAAAATCCAAAGCCTAGATATTTCAGATTAGTTGGTCTTGTTATTCTACTTTTTGATGAATTAACTTTTAGACCTAATTTTCTTTCAATCCAACTGGTAACAGAATCCATTACTCTTTTTGCTGATGCCTTGCTTTTTACTGTTATGATACAATCATCTGCGTAACGGACAAAGTTTAGTCCACGGCTTTCTAGTTCTTTATCAAGTTCATTTAGCATAATGTTGCTAAGAAGGGGTGATAAATTTCCTCCCTGTGGTGTTCCTCTTTTTGATGGCTGATATTCACCTTTATCCATTATTCCCGCTTGAAGGAACTTTCGAATTAGTGACTCGGTATCGGGGTCGTCTATGATACTGTGTACTAGACTCATTAGTTTGTCTTGTGGAACTGTATCAAAGAACTTTTCCAAATCAATGTCTACAACCCAGAGGTATCCATCATTAAAATATTCCAGTAGTTTTACTACAGCCATTTCACAGTTTCTACTCGGTCTAAATCCATAGCTGAATTCTGAGAATTCCTTATCTACTATAGGGCTTAATACCTGTACTATTGCCTGTTGTATTATTCTATCCATGACTGTAGGTATTCCTAGCTTTCTAGTGCCACCATTAGGTTTTGGAATTTCTACTCTTAAGACTGGTTGTGGTTTGTAACTTCTTTCTTCTATCTCAACTTTAATCCTTGACCAACTTTCTCTAATGTATCCATCAATTCCATCGATGGTTATCCCATCAATTCCACTTGCCCCTTTATTTGAGCTTACGCTTTTAAGTGCTTGATACATATTTTGTCGGTCTAGAATTTTGTCTAGTAATTTTGTCATAATGTGCATTCTACTCCTTTTCGCTTACTTGGAAATATCTTAATTTCGTGACCTTGGGCTCCTTTTACGTTTTCACCTGTATCAATCAGACTATTCAAGCTACATCCATTTTGTATTGTGCTCTTTAATTGTTCAGTCCTTCACTAAAAAAAAACTTAGCTACTATGACCTCTGCTGACTTCTCATGATTAGTTGTTACTATTGTAGCGCTCATGAGACCTCACGGGTTAAGCCATATATCTTTCCTCGTTTACTTGCAGGATTTACGCATTAGGATTACGATTACCTTTTGGACTTCGTTGTCTTTAGCCAACTTATCCACCTAACTCGCCTTGTATCCTGTTTCTGTTCGTCAAGCCACGATTTCGCTATTGCTTCCTCTCTCCCACACCTCACGATGTGAAACTTGCAAGTTGCTATCGGGTTCGTCGGTAACTACGCCCCTTAGGACTTTCACCTTAGACATATGACATGCCCGTCAAACGAAAAAAACCAGCTAGACATTAGCCTAGCTGGAATAAAATTATTTTTTATTTCATCTGTCAACTTGACAGGGTGCACCTCAGTCCAAACTGCGGGTGTTTTTTTTATAAGACAAATCCCCAAAATCAATGCTATGGTAAATTTATACCCTTTGATAATAAAAACATCCTAATTGCATTGTATATAACTGGTGCTCCTGCGGTAATACCCGCTACAGCCACATCTCCTCCTTTATCTTTTAGAAAGTCCCATAGCGGATGATTTGAATCGATTTGTTCTTGGATAAGTTTCAAAATTTCCTGTTCAACAGCGACACCATCTTCTGTAGATGAAAAAATATTTTTAAGAATTGCTAATTGCTGTTCATTTAATTCTAGCTGCTTGTTTTGTAAATCAATTTGTTCTTTTAATATTGTTATATAATCATTTTGGTTTACTATAACATTTTGTAAATGCACATTGGTTTCACTAGTATTTATTGCTGTTTGTTCAATTGCTTCCTGCGTCTTTTGTCTATTCTCATAGTTCTTCGCTAATGCTTTTTCTAATTCTTTATTTTGTTCTGGCGCTTTAACTTGGAAACCTGTTACAAAATTTTGAGTATGAGATAGTATATCATACTCAAGCGGTTTTGAAAATTCCCATTTTTTCTTATCCATACTTTCTCCTTTCAAAATAGTAAGTTTTTAGAGTAATTCAAGCATTTTTTTTATAATAGGTGTGACTTGTCCTTGCTCATACCTTATTTCAAATTCTCCATTGGAGAAGTGATCCTCTCTTAAAAGCATAGTTAATAATGCTGTACATAAATCATAATTAGCTCCTACTAGACGCTTTAATTCGGTATTAACATCTATAGGTGCGGTTGTCATATAATCTATATAATTAGTTTTAAGATCACCTATTTGTTCTAAAGTAAAATAATAGCTTTCCACTAACCCTGTATTCGTCTTTAACAATTCAAGTAATGCTTTTTTCTTTTCTGCATTGATCATTGACCTACCCCCTAATCCTAGTTCTTGTTATATCCAAATATTCTAGTCTGCAATATTTCTTTCCACCAAGATTCTCTTTCTAATATAACAAGATCATCTACCTTTGCATTATAATTTTCAAGAATAGAATAATGGAAGTTTACTTTTATATAATCAAAACCTTTCATATTTACTAATTCTACTAACTCTTTGTTTCCACCATGACCATTTTCAATATAGCTTCTCCATCGCTGTAGTAGCATTCCATAATCACTTGTGGCGGAACCAACATACATCTTCCCATTAGTCTTATCTGTCAATAAGTATACTGCCTTTTGATTTTCTAGGGCTGCGATCCAATCATTTTTTCCGTATTTAATTATGGTTTCCAATTGCTTA is a genomic window of Acidilutibacter cellobiosedens containing:
- the ltrA gene encoding group II intron reverse transcriptase/maturase: MTKLLDKILDRQNMYQALKSVSSNKGASGIDGITIDGIDGYIRESWSRIKVEIEERSYKPQPVLRVEIPKPNGGTRKLGIPTVMDRIIQQAIVQVLSPIVDKEFSEFSYGFRPSRNCEMAVVKLLEYFNDGYLWVVDIDLEKFFDTVPQDKLMSLVHSIIDDPDTESLIRKFLQAGIMDKGEYQPSKRGTPQGGNLSPLLSNIMLNELDKELESRGLNFVRYADDCIITVKSKASAKRVMDSVTSWIERKLGLKVNSSKSRITRPTNLKYLGFGFWKDGRVKQWKARPHQDSIKSFKNKLKNLTQRKWSISFTERLKKLNQVIRGWINYFLIGSMKGTLTEIDSRLRTRLRMIIWKMWKVPSKRQWGLQKLGISKDLARLTSYCGDRYYFVATKTCVSRAISKEILTKRGLVSPLDYYEHRRNVRFN